In Gammaproteobacteria bacterium, one genomic interval encodes:
- the rsmD gene encoding 16S rRNA (guanine(966)-N(2))-methyltransferase RsmD: MSTARHKRRGASGSFRIIGGQWRGRRLRFPDTGELRPTPDRVRETVFNWLSPIIDGASCLDLYSGSGALGLEALSRGAAACTFVERNDDALETVRTHLELLQAQGGHCVRADALAWLKRCEQEFDVIFIDPPYEEDPWSQLLYRIGSARLLRPGGRLYLETAAGCGPPALPDGLELLRSKRAGRVGYHLVSISQETP, translated from the coding sequence GTGAGCACAGCCAGGCACAAACGGCGCGGCGCCAGCGGCAGTTTCCGTATTATCGGCGGGCAATGGCGTGGCCGGCGGCTGCGCTTCCCCGATACCGGCGAACTGCGGCCGACACCGGACCGGGTGCGTGAAACAGTATTTAACTGGCTCAGCCCGATTATCGACGGGGCAAGTTGCCTGGACCTGTATTCCGGCAGCGGTGCACTGGGGCTGGAGGCGCTGTCTCGCGGTGCTGCCGCTTGCACCTTTGTCGAACGCAACGACGATGCGCTCGAGACCGTGCGGACACACCTCGAGCTGTTGCAGGCGCAGGGGGGCCACTGTGTTCGTGCCGACGCGCTGGCCTGGCTGAAGCGTTGCGAACAGGAATTCGATGTCATTTTCATCGACCCGCCGTATGAGGAAGATCCGTGGTCGCAGTTGCTGTACCGCATCGGTTCAGCACGACTGTTGCGTCCGGGTGGCCGGCTTTACCTGGAGACGGCGGCGGGATGCGGTCCGCCGGCCCTGCCCGACGGGCTGGAGCTGCTGCGCAGCAAGCGTGCCGGCCGCGTGGGTTATCATCTGGTGTCAATATCGCAGGAAACCCCATGA
- the coaD gene encoding pantetheine-phosphate adenylyltransferase yields the protein MSRAALYPGTFDPITNGHNDLIRRAARIFDRVVVGIAASPRKEPVFSLEQRVAMARTVVGDIGNVEVCGYTGMTVDFARERDLPVMIRGLRAVSDFEYEFQLATMSRQIAPDVETVFLTPAEQFTYISSTLVREVASFGGDISKFVHPDVCAALKAFYAET from the coding sequence ATGAGCCGAGCCGCACTTTATCCGGGCACGTTCGACCCCATCACTAACGGGCACAATGACCTGATCCGCCGCGCTGCGCGTATTTTCGATCGCGTTGTGGTCGGCATTGCCGCCAGCCCGCGCAAGGAACCGGTTTTCAGCCTGGAGCAGCGTGTGGCTATGGCCCGCACCGTCGTCGGCGATATCGGCAATGTCGAGGTGTGTGGTTATACCGGAATGACTGTGGATTTTGCCCGCGAGCGCGACCTGCCAGTGATGATTCGGGGGCTGCGTGCGGTGTCGGATTTCGAGTACGAATTTCAGCTGGCTACAATGAGCCGGCAGATTGCACCGGACGTCGAGACGGTGTTCCTGACACCGGCAGAACAGTTCACCTATATTTCATCAACGCTGGTTCGCGAAGTCGCATCATTCGGTGGCGATATCTCGAAGTTTGTTCATCCCGACGTATGCGCTGCGTTGAAAGCGTTTTACGCGGAGAC